The following proteins are encoded in a genomic region of Flavobacteriales bacterium:
- a CDS encoding DUF5777 family beta-barrel protein, translated as MMNKLFLLALLFSFQFSFSQDLLSMLEADDNERKITTSIFKDNRIVNAQSSKQTAKGEFKFLIQHRFGTLNSGFYNLWGLDNSQVRMALDYGLTERISLSGGRSSTNKQFDASVKWNILRQSNSFPFVLSAYSSVFLIHPSESKREEANFDLLNQITFSNQFIIARKFSSNFSAVILPTHMHLNSYEAGTSADPLFIGLGGRYKVSKKISVNGEYFNALSEMKENHVNMLSLGVDIETGGHVFSLHLSNSRGMNEHAFLIETQGEWLEGDIYFGFNISRVF; from the coding sequence ATGATGAATAAACTATTTTTGCTAGCTCTGCTCTTTTCTTTTCAATTCAGTTTTTCTCAAGATCTGCTGAGTATGCTAGAAGCAGATGATAATGAAAGAAAAATAACGACCTCAATTTTTAAAGATAATAGAATTGTCAATGCTCAGTCTTCCAAACAAACCGCCAAAGGGGAATTCAAGTTCTTAATACAACACCGTTTTGGTACACTTAATTCAGGTTTTTATAACTTATGGGGCTTAGATAATTCTCAAGTGCGTATGGCATTGGATTATGGTTTAACAGAACGCATTAGCCTAAGTGGTGGTCGTAGTTCTACCAACAAACAATTTGATGCTTCCGTAAAGTGGAATATATTGCGACAAAGTAATTCTTTCCCTTTTGTCTTGTCAGCCTATTCATCTGTGTTTTTGATTCATCCATCGGAGAGTAAAAGGGAAGAAGCCAATTTCGATTTGCTCAATCAGATAACCTTCAGTAATCAGTTTATTATTGCTAGGAAGTTCTCCTCTAATTTTTCTGCTGTAATCTTACCGACACATATGCACCTCAATTCTTACGAGGCTGGTACATCTGCTGATCCTTTGTTCATAGGACTGGGAGGGCGTTATAAAGTCAGCAAAAAGATTTCTGTTAATGGTGAGTATTTTAATGCTCTTAGCGAGATGAAAGAAAATCATGTAAATATGTTGTCTTTAGGAGTGGATATAGAAACTGGTGGGCACGTTTTTTCTTTACACCTTAGTAATTCTAGAGGAATGAACGAACATGCCTTTTTAATAGAAACCCAAGGAGAATGGCTAGAAGGAGATATCTATTTTGGCTTTAATATATCAAGAGTATTTTAA
- a CDS encoding YceI family protein: MRLILICLLFSTPLIAQQYYCNNGSVSFFSEAPIENIEAVNNEVSAIVDSQTGGFAFRLKIEDFTFPISLMQEHINESYLESEKYPLSTFTGSIAGFSELDLSKQHNLKVKGELTIHGISKNTEMIANAQLKNGNLHISSTFDVVLDNYDVDIPKIMMYKIAEVIQVVVDMKLQNKNDE, translated from the coding sequence ATGCGACTAATCTTGATTTGTTTACTTTTTAGTACTCCGCTTATTGCTCAACAATACTACTGCAATAACGGATCGGTTAGTTTCTTTTCTGAAGCACCCATAGAAAATATTGAGGCTGTCAATAATGAGGTATCGGCGATTGTTGATAGTCAGACAGGAGGCTTTGCTTTTCGTCTGAAAATTGAAGATTTTACCTTCCCTATCTCCCTAATGCAAGAGCATATTAATGAAAGTTATCTGGAGAGTGAAAAATACCCCTTATCAACTTTCACTGGTTCAATAGCTGGTTTTTCAGAATTGGATTTGAGTAAACAACACAACCTTAAGGTTAAAGGAGAGCTTACTATACACGGCATAAGCAAAAACACAGAGATGATTGCTAACGCACAACTCAAAAACGGGAACTTACACATTTCATCTACTTTCGATGTTGTTTTAGATAATTACGATGTAGATATTCCCAAAATTATGATGTATAAAATTGCAGAAGTCATCCAAGTGGTGGTTGATATGAAACTTCAAAACAAAAATGATGAATAA
- a CDS encoding MFS transporter has protein sequence MIQKDDKRQIWSWAMYDFANSAFTTLVVTFIYGTYFTQSIADNEILGTQYWSWAISITAIVVALLSPILGAIADNVGSRKGIMLLSTLVCVVATALLFFPQDGQVVFALGLFIIANIAFEFGTVFCNAYLPELSSEHRIGKVSGMAWGLGYVGGLLALVVALLFFVQTEQPILGFSTENGENIRATNLLVALWFLIFSLPLFLWVKDHKHKNNKPLSLAIKNSFDGLKNTLNSISSYRNIFHFLLARLVYNDALITIFAFGGIYAATTIGFSFEEIIILGIVLNVMAGIGAYAFGYLDDGKGSQKVILWSIVFLMIACLIAFSAPELPGLFQFIFGGNAIPDWFNSKNLFWIAAILIGLFSGPNQSASRSYMARITPEEKRNEFFGFYAFSGKMTAFLGPFLFGLATAYFETQQAGLIVIFVLFFVGYKLTKRL, from the coding sequence ATGATTCAAAAAGACGATAAAAGACAAATTTGGTCGTGGGCCATGTATGACTTTGCTAACTCTGCCTTTACTACTTTGGTAGTTACTTTTATATATGGTACTTACTTTACCCAATCCATAGCTGATAATGAAATATTAGGGACTCAATATTGGTCTTGGGCAATTTCAATAACAGCTATAGTGGTCGCTTTATTATCGCCTATTTTAGGAGCTATTGCCGATAATGTTGGTTCAAGAAAAGGTATTATGCTTCTAAGTACTTTGGTATGTGTGGTGGCGACAGCACTTTTATTTTTTCCGCAAGACGGTCAGGTTGTTTTTGCTCTGGGACTTTTTATTATTGCTAATATCGCTTTTGAGTTTGGCACCGTATTTTGTAATGCCTATCTGCCCGAATTGAGTTCAGAACACCGTATTGGTAAAGTGTCTGGTATGGCATGGGGTTTGGGTTATGTAGGAGGGCTATTGGCTTTAGTGGTAGCCTTGTTGTTTTTTGTGCAAACCGAACAGCCTATTTTAGGTTTTAGTACAGAAAATGGAGAAAATATTAGAGCCACCAATTTGTTGGTAGCCTTATGGTTTTTGATTTTTAGCCTACCTCTTTTCCTTTGGGTCAAAGACCATAAACACAAGAACAATAAACCTTTATCACTAGCAATTAAAAATTCTTTTGATGGGTTGAAAAATACCCTAAATTCTATTTCTTCATATCGCAACATATTTCATTTTCTTTTGGCTCGTTTAGTTTATAACGATGCACTAATAACCATATTTGCTTTTGGTGGTATATATGCAGCAACGACTATTGGGTTCTCTTTTGAGGAGATAATAATTTTAGGTATTGTGCTTAACGTAATGGCAGGAATTGGGGCTTATGCTTTTGGCTATCTGGACGATGGCAAGGGAAGCCAAAAAGTAATATTGTGGAGTATAGTTTTTCTTATGATAGCTTGTCTAATAGCCTTTTCAGCTCCTGAATTACCCGGTCTGTTTCAGTTTATTTTTGGAGGCAATGCCATACCAGATTGGTTCAATTCCAAAAATTTGTTTTGGATAGCTGCTATCCTTATAGGCTTGTTCTCGGGACCAAACCAATCGGCAAGTAGAAGCTATATGGCACGGATAACACCTGAAGAAAAAAGAAATGAATTTTTTGGCTTTTATGCCTTTTCAGGAAAAATGACTGCTTTTTTAGGGCCATTTTTATTCGGATTAGCAACAGCCTATTTTGAAACACAACAAGCTGGACTCATAGTTATTTTTGTCTTATTTTTTGTAGGATACAAATTGACAAAAAGACTATAA